The following is a genomic window from Candidatus Alcyoniella australis.
TCGGGTGGAAAGATGAACTGCGATGTGCGGCTGTCCTGCTTGCACTCGCCGTTGAGAAAACACTGCACGCGCAGATCCGCGGGGTCCAGCTCGGTCTCGATGCACGGCCCCAGCGGCGCGAAGCTGTCAAAGCCCTTGGCGCGGGTGTACTGCACGTCGCGGCGCTGCAATTCGCGCGCGGTGACGTCGTTGATGCAGCAGTAGCCGAGGATTACCTCGTGGGCTTGTTCGCGCTTTACGCGGCGGGCGCGCTTGCCGATCACGATCCCCAGCTCGGCCTCGTAGTCCACGCGTCCGGCCCACAGCGGCACCTCGATCGGATCTTCGGGCCCGATCACCGCGGTGCTCGGCTTTAAAAACAGTAGCGGCTCGGAGGGAATTTTACGTCCCATCTCCAGGGCGTGGTCGCGGTAATTGAGCCCCACGGCCACGATCTTGCCCGGCTTGCACGGCGCCAGCGCTTTGATCTTTGCGCGCGCGGTCGAGCCGACGAACACCGGCTTGTCCACGAACGGGTCGTTGCCGATCTCGCGCACGCGGCCGTCCTCGATCGCCCCGAAGCGCTGCTGTCCGCTGCTGACGTACCTGATGATCTTCATCGTTGCAATCTCTTTGTTTCAGTAGAGTTCGAGCACGTCGAACATCGAGTAGACCCCGGGGTCGCGGCCGATCAGCCAGCGCGCGGCGAGCAGTGCGCCGTCCACGAACAGCTCGCGGCTTTGCGCGCAATGCTCGATGCGCAGGGTCTCGTTGGGACCGGCGAACAATACCGTGTGCTCGCCGGTGATCTGACCGGCGCGCACCGCGTGTACGCCGATCTCCCCCGCGGCTCGCAGGGCCTCGCCGCGCGGCCGTCCGTACTGGACAACATCTTCGGGCAGGCTGTCTTGACCGCAAGCCGCGGCCCGAGCCAACGCCAGAGCGGTGCCCGAGGGCGCGTCGCGCTTCTGGCGGTGGTGGGCCTCGACTATCTCGACGTCCCAGTCCGGCCCCAAAGTGCGCGCGGTGCGTTCGACGAGCTTGAGCATCAGGTTGACGCCCACCGCGAAGTTCGGCGCATGCACGCAGGGCACGCTTCGAATCAGGCTGTACAGCTCATCACGCTGCTTGTCGCTGAAACCCGTGGTGCCCAGCACCAGCGCAATGCCGAACTCGGCCGCGATCTGTGCGCTGCGCAACGCGGACTCGGGCTGGGTGAAGTCGATGATCACCTGGGCCGAGATCACGGCGTTGCGCAGGTCGTTCTCCAGCGAGACTTCGCACGGCTCCAGGCCCAGCAGTCGCCCCACATCCTTGGCGATCTGCGGATGGTCGTGGCGTTCGGTGGCCCCGACCAACGTCAGGCCCTCCTCCGCGATCACGCGCGAGGCCAGCAGCGCGCCCATCCGACCCAGCGCGCCGGTGACTGCGACCCTGACGGCGGATTCCGTTTCAGGCATCGAGGATTCCGCACTCGCGCAGTACGCCCTGAAGCTGTGCGTGATTCTCCGGCGAAATCTGGGTCAAGGGCAGCCGCAACTCGGGCCCGCAGCGTCCCAACATCACCATTGCGGCCTTAACCGGCATGGGGTTGGATTCGATGAACATCGCCTTACAGGCCGGGAACAGCCGCAGGAAAATGCGCTGCGCCTCGCTGAAACGTCCGGCCGCGAAATGCTCGTAGAGCTGTGACCAGGGTGCGGGCGCTACGTTGGCCAGCACCGAGATTATGCCTTGAGCCCCCACGGCCAGGTGCGGCAGGTAGAGGTTGTCATCGCCGGAGAGCACAGCCAACCGCGGCGCGCGCGCGCGGATTTCGATCGTCTGATGGATCGTACCGCCCGCCTCCTTGACCGCCACGATCTGCGGCAGCGCGGCCAGACGCTCGACGGTCTGGGGCAGCAGGTTCACGCCGGTACGCGAGGGCACGTTGTAGAGCACCATCGGCAGGTCGGCCTGCTCGGCCACGGCCGCAAAGTGCTCGTAGAGCCCCTGCTGACTGGGCTTGACGTAGTAGGGAGTGACCACCAGCGCGGCGTCGGCTCCGACCTGTTTGGCCGCCTGCACCAGCGCGACGGCCTCGACCGTGCCGTTGGCTCCGGCGCCGGCGATCACCGGCACGCGTCCCTTGACGATCCGCACAGCGGCTTTGATGCAGTCGATGTGCTCTTCGACGCTCATCGTGGCTGCCTCGCCGGTGGTGCCGCAGGGGACCAGCCCGTGCACGCCCGAGTCGATCAGCCATTCCAGGTGGTCGCCAAAGGCCCGCATGTCGATCGCGCCGCCTTGAAACGGCGTGACAGAGGCAACAAAACATCCGCGGAACATCGCCGTCCCTCCTATTAATTCGATCTGATGAAAACTGATCGTTGCATTTTACACGACCGTGGGCCCGAAACTAGAGCGCCTCGGGCAGGATCTCGCCGCGGGCGATCATCCGCGCCGGGCCCGCCAGGTACACATCGCGGAATACGCCGGGCTCGGCCGCAGGCACGAAGTCCACGATCAGGGTCTCGCCCGAGCGCGTGACCACGCTCACCGGCGACTGCAATCCATGGGCGAGATGGGCAATCAGCGCGCTGGCCACGGCCCCGGTGCCGCAGGCCAGGGTCTCGGCCTCGACGCCGCGCTCGTAGGTGCGCAGCAGCAAGCGGCCCTGGTCGACCTGTGCGAAGTTGGCGTTGGCCCCGGCCGAGGCGAAGCGCCGATGAAAGCGCAGCCGCCCGCCCAGCTTCTCGACCGGGAACGAGTCCAGGTCGTCGATAAAGACCACGGCGTGCGGCACGCCGCTGTCGATGAACCATACGTCGAGCTCGCGGCCCGCTAGATCCATGCGCCGGGCCGGCTCGAACCCGCCGGGGTCTGTAACCTTGATCCGCGCGCCCTCGGTCGTAAGCTCGGCCTGGATCGGCCCGGCCAGGGTGCGAAAGGTCATCTTTGTCCCGGCCATGCCCAGCTCGTGGGCAAAGCGCGCGGCGCAGCGTGCGCCGTTGCCGCACATCTCGGCCTCGGAGCCGTCGGCGTTAAAAAAGCGCCACTGAAAATCGTATTGCGGATCGTCGAGCACCATAATCACGCCGTCCGCGCCCAGACTCAGCTTGCGGCGGCAGACCGCCCGTACCAGTTCCGCGCTGCGATCCGGGTCGGGATATCCCGAGCGGGCGTCGATCAGGATGAAGTCGTTGCCCGCGCCCGTGGCTTTGTAAAACCCGATCGGTTTCATTTGACGAACGCCCGGAAGTGTTCGTTGTCGATCAGGTCGTCGTACTCCTCGCGCTCGCGGATCAGGTGGGCGCGGCGGCCCTTGACCATCACCTCGGCCGGACGCGGGCGCGAGTTGTAGTTGCTCGCCATCGAGAAACCGTAGGCCCCGGCCGAGAGTACGCACAGCAAACCGCCGGGATCGACCGGCGGCAGCTCGCGACCGCGCGCCAGGAAGTCGGCCGACTCGCAGATCGGACCCACCACGTCCTGCACTACCTTGCGCTTGCGCGTGCGCAGCACCGGGCGGATCTCGTGGCGGCTGTTGTAGAGCGCCGGTCGGATCAGGTCGTTCATCCCGGCGTCGACGATGGTGAAGCGCTTGCCGTGCTGGTCCTTGTGATAGAGCACCCGCGTGATCAGCGCACCGGCGTTGCCCGCGATCATTCGTCCGGGCTCGAGCACCAGGCACACGTCGAGCCCATTCAGCTCGGCCCGCAGCGCCGCAGCGTAGCTGCGCGGATGCGGCCCCGGCCCGTTGCCGTAGTCGATGCCCAGACCGCCGCCCACATCGAGCAGACCGATGCGGTGCCCGTCGGCCTCAAGTCGTTCGATCAACGCGCGCAGCTTGCGCAGCGCCTGGGTAAAAGGATCGAGCTCGAGAATCTGACTGCCAATGTGACACGAGAGGCCGACGATATCGACGTTGCGCAACCGCGCGGCGCGCCGATAGAACGCGGGGGCCTCATCGATGTCCACGCCGAACTTCTCGCTTTTAAGCCCCGTGGCCAAGTGGGGATGGGTCTTGGGGTCGATGTCCGGATTGACGCGAATCGCGATCGGCGCGCGGCGTTTAACGCGGCCGGCGATCTTGTCGATCCGCAGCAGCTCCTGCCCGCTTTCGACGCTGAACATCTTGATCCCGGCGTTGAGCGCGTAGGAGATCTCCTGGTCGGTCTTGCCCACGCCGGAGTAGACGATGCGCCCGGGCAGCACCCCGGCGTACAGCGCGCGAAACAGCTCGCCGCCCGAGACGATATCCGCGCCCGAGCCCTGGGCGGCCAGCACCGCGAGCACGGCCAGCGAGCTGTTGGCCTTGACCGAGTAGCAGATCTGATGCTCCAGGCCGGAGAAGGCCCGGTCGAACACCTTGTAGTGCTTGACCAGCGCGGCATGGGAATAGACATAGAGCGGCGTGCCGTAACGCGCGGCCAGACGCCGCAGTTTAAGCCCCTCGCAGCACAGATCTCCGCGCAAATCGTAGTTGAAGTGATGCATCAGCCCTCGCCGTCCCCCTGGTCGTCCTGCTGCTGGTCCTCGTCGTTCCCTTGATCGTCCTGCTGCTGCTCCGGCGTTGAGGCCGCCTTGGCCGGGTCCTGGATTGCGGGCTGCGCGTTGCGATCAATGGCCGGGCCGAAACCGTATTCGCCCAGCGGCGGAGGCGTCGGCTCGGCGAGCGGACTGTCGGCCTGGTCCGCATCGTCGTCGTCGTCATCGTCGGCGGTTGCCGCGTCGTCCGCGGTCTTATACGGCTCGGGCGGCAGCTTGTAGCCGCAGGCGCAGATCAACGTCAGCGCGGTCAACAACGCGGCCAGCGCCAGTCGTGCCATGGGTCTGCGCCGCAGCATGGTGATCCAGCCTAGAAGTGGAAAACGAAGTTGCTCTGGATCGTGAACAGGTTCTCCACGTCCTCGTAGCTGTCGTAGAAATACTGGCCGGGCCAGAACCCGCCGAACAGCAGCGAGGCGGTGAAGTGATCGTAGAGCGTGTACGACGTCTCGTAATTCAGCTCGAAACCCA
Proteins encoded in this region:
- a CDS encoding fumarylacetoacetate hydrolase family protein; the encoded protein is MKIIRYVSSGQQRFGAIEDGRVREIGNDPFVDKPVFVGSTARAKIKALAPCKPGKIVAVGLNYRDHALEMGRKIPSEPLLFLKPSTAVIGPEDPIEVPLWAGRVDYEAELGIVIGKRARRVKREQAHEVILGYCCINDVTARELQRRDVQYTRAKGFDSFAPLGPCIETELDPADLRVQCFLNGECKQDSRTSQFIFPPDFLIEHISNVMTLEPGDVISTGTAGGVGPLSPGDVVEVRIQGVGSLVNPVIQRQEEQHED
- the dapB gene encoding 4-hydroxy-tetrahydrodipicolinate reductase; the encoded protein is MPETESAVRVAVTGALGRMGALLASRVIAEEGLTLVGATERHDHPQIAKDVGRLLGLEPCEVSLENDLRNAVISAQVIIDFTQPESALRSAQIAAEFGIALVLGTTGFSDKQRDELYSLIRSVPCVHAPNFAVGVNLMLKLVERTARTLGPDWDVEIVEAHHRQKRDAPSGTALALARAAACGQDSLPEDVVQYGRPRGEALRAAGEIGVHAVRAGQITGEHTVLFAGPNETLRIEHCAQSRELFVDGALLAARWLIGRDPGVYSMFDVLELY
- the dapA gene encoding 4-hydroxy-tetrahydrodipicolinate synthase; the protein is MFRGCFVASVTPFQGGAIDMRAFGDHLEWLIDSGVHGLVPCGTTGEAATMSVEEHIDCIKAAVRIVKGRVPVIAGAGANGTVEAVALVQAAKQVGADAALVVTPYYVKPSQQGLYEHFAAVAEQADLPMVLYNVPSRTGVNLLPQTVERLAALPQIVAVKEAGGTIHQTIEIRARAPRLAVLSGDDNLYLPHLAVGAQGIISVLANVAPAPWSQLYEHFAAGRFSEAQRIFLRLFPACKAMFIESNPMPVKAAMVMLGRCGPELRLPLTQISPENHAQLQGVLRECGILDA
- the dapF gene encoding diaminopimelate epimerase yields the protein MKPIGFYKATGAGNDFILIDARSGYPDPDRSAELVRAVCRRKLSLGADGVIMVLDDPQYDFQWRFFNADGSEAEMCGNGARCAARFAHELGMAGTKMTFRTLAGPIQAELTTEGARIKVTDPGGFEPARRMDLAGRELDVWFIDSGVPHAVVFIDDLDSFPVEKLGGRLRFHRRFASAGANANFAQVDQGRLLLRTYERGVEAETLACGTGAVASALIAHLAHGLQSPVSVVTRSGETLIVDFVPAAEPGVFRDVYLAGPARMIARGEILPEAL
- the lysA gene encoding diaminopimelate decarboxylase, giving the protein MHHFNYDLRGDLCCEGLKLRRLAARYGTPLYVYSHAALVKHYKVFDRAFSGLEHQICYSVKANSSLAVLAVLAAQGSGADIVSGGELFRALYAGVLPGRIVYSGVGKTDQEISYALNAGIKMFSVESGQELLRIDKIAGRVKRRAPIAIRVNPDIDPKTHPHLATGLKSEKFGVDIDEAPAFYRRAARLRNVDIVGLSCHIGSQILELDPFTQALRKLRALIERLEADGHRIGLLDVGGGLGIDYGNGPGPHPRSYAAALRAELNGLDVCLVLEPGRMIAGNAGALITRVLYHKDQHGKRFTIVDAGMNDLIRPALYNSRHEIRPVLRTRKRKVVQDVVGPICESADFLARGRELPPVDPGGLLCVLSAGAYGFSMASNYNSRPRPAEVMVKGRRAHLIREREEYDDLIDNEHFRAFVK